In the bacterium genome, TTCCCCGTCTGAATAATCATGCGCTATCCGGGAATTGCCGGCTAATGTATGATAAGTCATGCAATAATGTGGGCGAGTTGTGGGATGGAACGGAGTTGCCCATTCTACCGTTGTGGCTAATGACTTGCATTCCTGCGCAGGAATCCGGATGTTACTTGTCGTGAAAAAGAGCTTTTCCATATCGATGATACTGCTGCTGCTGGTGAGCATCACCGGAGTTACCGTGAATACGCATTACTGTCACGGGGCAGCCCGGTACACGGCGGTGGCGGTGGATGCCGATCACGCAAGCTGCTGTGGTGATGATATGGACCGCTGCCCGAGTTGTGAAGACAGGGTAAGCAGCAAGGTGCTGGATGTGCAGACGGTGTTCGTCGCTTCGTTCGACCAGCATCAGCTCAACGCGGCACCGGTCATGCTTCCGGTCGCCTTCGACAGCGAGCCTGCTCCCGTGCAGCCTGTCCTTGCGCTGCGCCCGATTTCCCACGGTCCTCCCGGACTCCCACCCGGAAGTGCCATCCCCATTCTCATTCAATCCTTCCTGAATTAAGTCCCGCATATCCTCAGGTACGTGGACAGGTATTTCTATCTGTTCCGCGGCGTTGCCATGTCCCGTCCGGCCATGACATGAACAGTTCATTTTTGAACAAGGATATGCTCCATGCTCAACACCATCATTCGTTTCTTCCTCGACAATAAAGTCGTCACCTTCAGCCTGCTGATTCTGCTGCTGGGCTGGGGCGTGATGACCGCGCCGTTCGCGTGGGAGAACGATGTGCTGCCCCGCGACCCGGTACCGGTGGACGCCATTCCGGATATCGGGGAAAATCAGCAGATCGTCTTCACACAGTGGAAGGGGAGATCGCCACAGGATGTGGAGGATCAGATCACCTATCCGCTCACCACGGCGCTTCTCGGACTCCCAGGCGTGAAAACGATACGCTCGAATTCCATGTTCGGCTTCTCCAGCATCTATGTGATTTTTGAAGACGGGGTGGATTTCTACTGGTCCCGATCCCGCATCCTCGAAAAACTCAATTCCCTTCCTCCCAACACACTGCCTTCAAGCGTGCAGCCGCAGCTGGGCCCCGATGCCACGGCACTGGGACAGGTGTTCTGGTACACGATTGAGGGAAGGGACAATGAGGGGAATCCCCTCGGAGGCTGGGATCTCGACGAGCTGCGCTCGGTGCAGGATTACTATGTGAAATACGCACTCAGCAGCGTGCAGGGGGTGGCTGAAGTCGCCTCCGTTGGTGGGTACGTAAAAGAATACGAGATCGACATTGATCCCGATGCAATGAAGGCGCATGGCGTCACGTTGCGTGACGTCGTCAAAGGTGTGCGGGAAAGCAATGTCGATGTCGGCGCCAAGACTATCGAAATCAATCGCGTCGAGTACTTCGTGCGCGGACTCGGTTACGTGAAGAACATCTCCGACATCGAAAGTGCAGTGGTGAAGGTGCGCGACAATACGCCGATTCGTGTGCGAGACGTGGCGCATGTCACTGTCGGACCCGCCACCCGCCGCGGGGCACTTGACAAGACGGGCGCCGAAGTCGCGGGCGGCGTGGTCGTAGCGCGGTACGGCGACAATCCACTCGCCGTCATCGATCGGGTGAAGGAAAAGATCAGCGAGATCGAAGCGGGACTGCCGGAGAAGGTCCTCGATGATGGACGCGTTTCCAAACTGCATATCGTTCCGTTTTATGATCGCACGCAGCTCATCAAGGAAACTCTGGGTACGCTTGAAGAAGCGCTGTCCCTCGAAATTCTCATTACCATCATCGTCGTGATCGTGATGGTAATCAACTTGCGTGCATCGCTGCTGATATCCAGCCTGCTTCCCGTTGCGGTGCTGATGGTGTTCATCGCCATGAAATATGTGGGTGTGGATGCAAACATCGTTGCGCTTTCCGGTATCGCGATCGCCATCGGGACGATGGTGGATATGGGTATCATTCTCACCGAGAACATCCTGCGGCACATGGATGAAGCACCCGCCGGCGATTCGCTGCGCGACATTATTGCGCGCGCATCGACGGAAGTTGGCTCGGCAATCATCACCGCGATTTCCACCACGGTGGTGAGCTTCCTGCCCGTCTTCACCCTGCAGGCAGCTGAAGGAAAGCTCTTTACTCCTCTCGCATACACCAAGACCTTTGCGCTTCTTGCGGCTGTCGTGGTGGCGCTGGTGTTCCTTCCCGCCATAGCGCACATGGTGTATTCCTTCCGGCTGCGTAATCGGGGAGTGCTGAAAGCGCAGCGCGGTATTCGCGGACTCGGATGGTACTGGTCCGCCTTGCTCGCCGCAGGCGGCATTGCACTCTGGATCGCGGGATTCAGCTGGGCCGGAGGAACGTTGCTGCTCATCGCCATCGGCAACGCCCTGCGCCTGTATTACGAACCGCAGGGCAAGCGCTGGCTGCAGTGGGTGAGTCCCGCCGTCGCCGTGCTCTCCATCACCTGGTTGCTCAGCGAGAAGTGGATGCCGCTGGGCGCCGATCAGTCCCTCCTTGTGAACGGACTTTTCATCCTCGCCATCATTCTCCTCGTACTCGGCTTCTTCCTGCTCCTCATCCGTTTCTACACGCCTATCCTGCGATGGACGCTCGAGCATAAGGGACGCTTCCTGAGCATCGTTGGGTTCCTGCTGCTGTGGGGATTGCTGGTGTGGCAGGGCGTGGAAGGGATTTTCGGCGGTGCAGCGGATCTCGTGGAGAAAACAGGAATCGAATTGCGGGAGTCGCGTCCCTGGAAAAACCTGTCCTCGCTCTTCCCCGGCACGGGAAAGGAATTTATGCCGGCGCTGGATGAAGGCGCCTTCCTGCTTATGCCCACATCCATGCCCCATGCGGGTATGGAGGAAAACCTCCGCGTCGTGCGGAAGCTCGACATGTCCGTCGCCGCCATCCCGGAAGTCGAACAGGTGGTCGGGAAACTGGGACGCGTGGAATCGCCGCTTGATCCCGCGCCGATCTCCATGTATGAGAACGTCATCCTCTATCGTCCCGAATACAAGGTCGACGAGCACGGCAACCGTCTCCGCTTTTGTGTGGATGACGATGGGAAGTTCGTGCGTGACGCGCAGGGGAAGCTGGTACCGGATGATGGGGGACAGTATTTCCGGAACTGGCGCGACCACATACACAGTGCCGATGACATCTGGCAGGAGATCGTGAAGGCTTCGTCCATTCCCGGTGTCACCTCCGCACCCAAACTGCAGCCCATCGAGACGCGTCTCGTCATGCTGCAGACGGGCATGCGCGCTCCGATGGGTATCAAGGTGTATGGTCCCGACCTCGAGACCATCGAGAAGTTCGGTCTCGAGCTTGAAGATGAACTCAAACAGGTGCCCGGAGTGAAAGCTTCCGCGGTGTTCGCCGACCGCATCGTCGGCAAACCGTATATGGAGATAGAGTGGGAACGTGATGCGCTGGCGCGCTACGGCATCAGCATTGCGGATGCGCAGCAGTACCTCGAGGTCGCCGTGGGTGGCATGCCGTTGAGCACGACGGTAGAGGGAAGGGAGCGCTACGCGATGCGCGTGCGCTATCCCCGTGAATTGCGCGGCGATCCTGATGCACTCAGGAAGATTCTGCTTCCCGCTGCCATGGGCGTGCAGATTCCTCTCGGCGAGGTTGCCCGGATCAAGTATGAACGCGGTCCCCAGAGTATCAAAAGCGAAGACACTTTCCTCGTCGGCTATGTGATCTTCGACCGCGAGGAAGGCGAAGCGGAAGTGGATGTGGTGCAGCGTGCGCAGCAGCATTTGAAAGACCGCATTGCGGCGGGCGCGCTCACCGTTCCCCCCGGTGTGTCCTGGAAATTCGCAGGCAGTTATGAAAACCAGATTCGCGCCGAGAAGCGGCTCAGCATTGTGATCCCGATTTCGCTGCTCGTGATATTTCTCATCCTCTACCTGCAGTTCCGTTCCGTCCCGGTGACCATGATGATATTCTCCGCCATTGCCGTGGCGTTCAGCGGGGGATTCATTCTCATCTGGCTGTATGGACAGGGGTGGTTCATGAACTTCCCGGTGTTCGGGGAAAACCTGCGGCACATTTTCCAGATGCACCCGGTGAACCTCAGTGTCGCCGTGTGGGTGGGCTTCATCGCGCTATTCGGCATCGCGACCGATGACGGTGTGGTGATGGCGACGTATCTCGATCAGAGCTTCCGCAGCCACAAGCCGTTCGGCGTGAAGGAAGTGCGGGAGGCCGTGATCGCAGCGGGACAGCGACGGATTCGTCCCTGTCTCATGACCACGGCCACAACGCTGCTGGCCCTGCTGCCGGTGCTGACATCCACCGGAAGGGGGTCGGACATCATGGTACCCATGGCCATTCCCAGTTTCGGAGGCATGGCTGTCGCGCTGGTCACACTGTTCGTCGTGCCCGTGCTGTACAGCTGGCTGGAGGAGAGGAAGGAAATCCGTTCGATGAAAAAGGAGGGCAGTCATGAAGCGTAATCATATCATTCCCGCAATACTGCTTGTCCTGCTTATCCCCGCACTGCTGCTTGCGCAGCAGGAGGCGGAGGATGCGCTTCCCGCGTCGAAGGTGACATTGTCCGAACTCGAGGATATGGCCCTTCAGCGCAACGCCGGCATCACGGCTTCGAGGCTGCGCTACGACGCGGCACGGGAACAGGAGACGCAGACCACAGCGCTGCCCGACACCAAAGTCGGCTTCGGATATTTCGTCCAGCCCGTGGAAACCCGGCTCGGACCCCAGCGCGCATCTATCAGTGTTTCACAATCCTTCCCCTGGTTCGGGACGCTCGGTGCTGAAGAAAATGCAGCTGAAGCACGTTCCCGTCAGCAGCATACGCGGATTGAGGACACCCGTCTGCGCGTGCTTCTCGATCTGAGGCGCAGCTGGTATCAGTTGTACGTCCTGCATCGCAGCGAAGATATCACGCGCCAGCATCTCGCACTGGTACGTTCGTTGCGTGAAATCGCCTTCAGTCGCTACGAAACGGGGAAGCAGCCGTTTTCACATCTGCTGCGTCTGGACGCCGAGATTGCGAAGCTCGAAACCTCGCTGGAGGATGTGGTCGATGACCGGCGTCCCCTGCTGCGTGAGTTGTCCCGTCTCGTGCGCCATGACGTGCGGGGCGACATGCTGCTGCTTCCGGACTCTCTTCCCATCCCTGTGGTGATGGAGGGTGAGAACGCTCTTGATCAGCGTACCCGACAGCATCCGCGGCTGCGTGAGCTGGAAGAGGAGGGGAGGTACTGGTCCGCCCGCGGCAGCGCCGCAGAGAAACAGGGGTATCCATCATTCACTCTCGGACTCACCTACACCTCCATTGCTCCGCGTGACGACATTGATGTTCCGGATAACGGACGCGACGCCATTATTCCACAGGTTGGCGTTTCCTTCCCGCTTTTCGGATCACGCTACGGCGCGATGGAGGAGGAAGCTCAGTTGCGGGCACGCGCTGCAGATGCGGAGCGGGAGGAGCTGCAGCAGCGATTCGCGACGCAGCTCAGTGCCCGCATGCGTGATCTTGGCGAAGCCCGGCGTGCGCTGGAACTGGCGAAGCGGCTCGAAAAGCTCTCACGCGAAACCCTTGATGTACTGATGAAGGAATACAGCACCGGCAGTGCGGGCATTGAAGATCTGCTGACGGTGGAACGCGATGTACTGCGCCATGCGCTCGACGGCGAACGTGCACGGACCCGGGCCCGCATTGCGGCCGATGAAATTGAATATCTGACTGCACAGGATAAGGAATAGCACAATGACGATGAATATGAAGCAATGGAATATCAGGCGGGTGCTGCAGATTGCCGGACTCCTGTTTGCAGGAATGGCGCTCGGTTGGTTGTTTTTCGGAGGCGGGTCCGGCAGCAGCACCGGCGCAGGCGAACACGACCACGCCGCATCCACGGAAACGCACACGATATGGACCTGCTCGATGCATCCGCAGATTCAGCAGGATGAACCCGGACTTTGTCCGATCTGCGGCATGGAGCTGATTCCACTCGACAAGGACGCCTCGGCGGACTCCCCGGATCGGCTGCAGATGACCGAAGAGGCCGTACAGGCAGCGAACATCCGCACCGTGCGCGTGCAGAAGGAATTGCCATACCGCGAGATTCGACTGCCCGGCAAAGTGCAGCCCGATGAGACACGCGAGGCGGAAATCACCGCCCGGGTAGCGGGGCGTATTGAGAAGCTGTTCGTGAATACCACCGGACAGCGGGTCGGACATGGACAGAAACTTGCCGAACTCTATTCCCCCGATCTTATTGCGGCGCAGAAGGAATTGCTCGAGGCCGTGAAGATGAAGGATCGGAGTCCGGCCTACCTCGACGCCGCGCGCAGCAAGCTGCGTTACTGGGACCTGACCGACGAGCAGATCAGCGCGATAGAGCAAAGCGGACAGGTTCGCCGCACGCTCGATATTCTTTCGCCGCAGGCCGGAACCGTGCTCATGCGCCATGTCAGTGAAGGGGATTATGTGCGTGAGGGACAGTCCCTCTTCGCCATCGCTGATCTCTCGCGCGTGTGGTTGCAGTTCGACGCCTATGAGAGCGATCTCGCGTGGCTGCGCGAGGGAATGCCCATGCAATTCACCCTGGCGGCGGTACCGGGACGAGAGTTCGAAGCACGCATCAGTTTCATCGATCCGGTCATCGATCCCTCCACACGCGTGGCGCATGTGCGTGTGGAAATGCAGAACAGCGCGGGATTGCTCAAACCGGAAATGTTCGCCACCGGGCATGTGAAGAGTCTGCTTGAAGGAAAGGAGAAGGCGCTGGTCATTCCGCGCAGTGCCGTGCTCTGGACCGGTGAACGCTCCGTCGTCTGGGTGCGCGATCCTGAGTCGCCGGACCCCGTATTCCACTACCGCGAGGTGCGTCTCGGGGCCGAAGCGGGCGACAGCTACATTGTTGAGAGTGGTCTCGGTGCAGGTGAGCGCGTTGTCGCGCAGGGGACATTTTCCCTCGATGCGGCGGCACAGTTGCAGGGCAAGGCGAGCATGATGAATCCCGCAGCCGCTGCGGGTATGGACAGGGCGCATGGCATGCCGCACGGGCATGTGGAACGCATGCGAGGCGTGCCTGCGGATTTTCGCCGACAATTGCACACGCTGTTCAGCAGCTATGAAAAAATCAGCGAGGCACTCATCGCCTCCGATCCCTCCGCCGTGCCGAAAGCGGCAGTGGCCATGCGGGAAATGCTGCCGGATATGGGAACGTCCGGACTCTCGGATCGCGGGAAACTCCGCTGGGCGGAACTACGGAAATCCCTCACCGGCGACCTGGAATCCCTTCAGCAGTCCCGTGATCTCGAAAAGCAGCGTCTGCGCTACGCGGAGCTGGGCGGACAATTGCAGGCGGCACTCACCACGTTTGGCGTGGAGGGTGATACAGTGTACCTTGCATACTGTCCCATGGCATTTAACGATGACGGTGCATACTGGCTGACCTCCTCGCCGGAGATCCGCAACCCGTATTTCGGCGATGCCATGCTCAAATGCGGCGTTGTCAAAGGCGCCATAGGTACAAACGAAGCACGTAAATAACATTTCAGTGAAGAACATCTTCGCTTACAATCCACAAATCAAATAAAGGAGACGCCATGAAAACCACGTTTTTTGCAATGCTCGCAGCGATCATGTTGTTCACCGCATGTGGCGGTGGAGAATCCGACAAGCAGGACGAAGGCATGCAGAATGAAGGCACCGAGCAAATGGACAGCAACGGTGAAGCAACACAGGCCGTGTTCTACTGCCCGATGAAATGCGAAGGCGAAAAAACCTATGCCGAGCCCGGTACCTGTCCCGTCTGCGGCATGGACCTTGTCGAGCAGGGCGCCGCAGATGACGGCCACATGGAAGATGGTCACATGCACGAAGGGGACCATGAAGGTCACGATCACGGCAACATGGACGAAGGCGAAGAGAGCAGCTATTAATCGCTCGATCATCGCAGCAACGAAAAAGGGTCCCACACGGGACCCTTTTTCGTTGAACATTCGATAATCTTATTCCAGCGTCACAGTGCCGATGGCGTTGTCTGCTCCGGCGGTGACGGTGATGCCCGTCTGGCTGTAGGTGTTGTCCATCGTGTCGGTGATGGTGATATCATACTCGCCGGGGGGCAGGTAGGCAATGCGGAACTCGCCCGTCGTGATGTCCACCGGCGTCGAGGTGACTTCCACGCCATTCTGCGAGGCGACGGCGAGGGGAGCGCTTTCGGGATTGCTCACGGTGCCGGAGATGGATCCGGTCGTCGCCATTTCAACCACGCGAAGTGTCGGCTTCAGCTTGTAACCGTTGGGATGCTGCGGATTGCCCGTAGTGACGATGGATGCATGGGCATCGAAATCGATCACGAATTCATACGTGGAACCGGCAACGAGATCAAAGTTGGTGATGAGCTTGAGTCCCGTCTGCTCCGCGCTGGGAATGGTTACCGTATGGGTCACGCCATCGACCACCACTTCTGCATCAGTAACCATCAGGCGGATCTGCGTCACCTTGCCGGGATCCACATCCGCGCGTCCCAGTTCGATGGAATTGCCGTTGTTCCACTCCAGAAGATTGATGGTAACAGGGTTGCCGGAGAGCACGACCCAACCGCCATTCATGCTGACGGCGACTTCACTGAACGTGATGTTGACCTCATCGTATTCCGCAGGAGCATCGGTCAGACTGACTGCAATGGTTGCTTTCGTTGCAGGCTGATTGCCATCGTCGTCATCACTGCAGGCCGTGAAGCCCAGTGTGACAGCCAACAGCAATGCCAGAAGAATTCGAGTTGATTTCATGGGAACCTCTTCATTGATATTGATCGAAATTGCTCTATCTACCCAGTTTGATGCTTTTTTGCGCTCTGAGGATGCGCTAACATACTCAATACTACGCAATATACGCACTCATGGTTCCTGTCGCGCCCGCCTACGTCACGCTGCGCTAACGAAGCCCGAGATCGAAATCGAAATCGAAGTCGAAATCGAAATCGAAGTCGAAGTCGAAATCGATGTCGAAATCGAAATCGCCTGTCGCGGCGTAGTTGAGCGGAGCGAAACGAAGCCGGAAAATCGAAATCGAAATCGCCTGTCGCGGCGTAGTTGAGCGAAGCGAAACGAAGCCGGAAAATCGAAATCGATTCTACGGGGCAAAAACTATCCTTTAATTACCCCAAGTGGCTTAAACCGCGCCACCCGCAGCGTAATTCCCGCATTGTGCATGACGGAGACGACGTCTGCGACATCCTTGTACGCGTGGGGCATTTCTTCGGCGATGGTGCGTTTGCCGGTGGCCTGGATTTCGACGCCGCGGTCGCGCAGTTCGGCGATCATGTCGCGTCCTACGCTGGCTTTCATCGCTTTTTTGCGGCTCATGTGGCGTCCCGCGCCGTGACAGGAGCTTCCGAAGGTTTCACGCATGGCCTTGTCGGTGCCGATGGTGAGGTAGGAGTAGCGTCCCATATCGCCGGGAATCAGCACGGGTTGTCCGAGATCGCGGTATTTGGCAGGGACGTGAGGATTTTTCGGTCCGTACGCCCGCGTGGCGCCTTTGCGGTGCATGCAGACGCGCTGCGGACTGCCATCCACCTCATGCGTCTCGAACTTTGCGATGTTGTGGCAGATGTCGTACACGGGCTGGAAGCCGGCATCACGCGGAGAGATCGCCAGTGCTTCGAGAAACGCCTTCTCGGCGAGATGCATGATGACCTGGCGATTGGCGAACGCGTAATTCGCAGCACAGCGCATGGCGCCGATGTATGCGCGTCCCTCATCACTGCGCAGGGGAGCGCAGGCAAGCTGACGATCCGGTATTGCAATGCCGTATTTCTCCGTGGCGCGCTGCGTGACCTTCAGGAAATCATCGCAGACCTGGTAGCCGAAGCCGCGGCTGCCGCAGTGAATCAGCACCACGATACCGTCCGTCTCCAGCCCGAAACGCTCCGCCGCTTCCGGGTGATGGATTTCGTCCACGCGTCCGATTTCCAGGAAGTGATTGCCCGAGCCGAGCGTTCCCAGCTGATCGGCACCGCGCTGCCAGGGCCGCGCATCCACTGCCTCCGGATCCGCATCCGCCAGGCAGCCGCCTTCTTCGATGAACTGCAATTGTTCCTCACTCCCGAATCCCCGCTGCACGGCCCAGGCCGCGCCCTGGAGGGCCACATCGCGCAGTTCCTTTTTCGAT is a window encoding:
- a CDS encoding RtcB family protein; this translates as MKLRQIDENSWEIPKTGGMRVPGRVYASAAMMDVIRQDKSLEQVSNVAHLPGIVRYSLAMPDIHWGYGFPIGGVCATDSEEGVISPGGVGYDINCGVRLVATKLKDADVRPRIRQLVSSLFQHVPTGVGASRAIKKLSKKELRDVALQGAAWAVQRGFGSEEQLQFIEEGGCLADADPEAVDARPWQRGADQLGTLGSGNHFLEIGRVDEIHHPEAAERFGLETDGIVVLIHCGSRGFGYQVCDDFLKVTQRATEKYGIAIPDRQLACAPLRSDEGRAYIGAMRCAANYAFANRQVIMHLAEKAFLEALAISPRDAGFQPVYDICHNIAKFETHEVDGSPQRVCMHRKGATRAYGPKNPHVPAKYRDLGQPVLIPGDMGRYSYLTIGTDKAMRETFGSSCHGAGRHMSRKKAMKASVGRDMIAELRDRGVEIQATGKRTIAEEMPHAYKDVADVVSVMHNAGITLRVARFKPLGVIKG
- a CDS encoding DUF4382 domain-containing protein is translated as MKSTRILLALLLAVTLGFTACSDDDDGNQPATKATIAVSLTDAPAEYDEVNITFSEVAVSMNGGWVVLSGNPVTINLLEWNNGNSIELGRADVDPGKVTQIRLMVTDAEVVVDGVTHTVTIPSAEQTGLKLITNFDLVAGSTYEFVIDFDAHASIVTTGNPQHPNGYKLKPTLRVVEMATTGSISGTVSNPESAPLAVASQNGVEVTSTPVDITTGEFRIAYLPPGEYDITITDTMDNTYSQTGITVTAGADNAIGTVTLE
- a CDS encoding efflux RND transporter permease subunit, with product MLNTIIRFFLDNKVVTFSLLILLLGWGVMTAPFAWENDVLPRDPVPVDAIPDIGENQQIVFTQWKGRSPQDVEDQITYPLTTALLGLPGVKTIRSNSMFGFSSIYVIFEDGVDFYWSRSRILEKLNSLPPNTLPSSVQPQLGPDATALGQVFWYTIEGRDNEGNPLGGWDLDELRSVQDYYVKYALSSVQGVAEVASVGGYVKEYEIDIDPDAMKAHGVTLRDVVKGVRESNVDVGAKTIEINRVEYFVRGLGYVKNISDIESAVVKVRDNTPIRVRDVAHVTVGPATRRGALDKTGAEVAGGVVVARYGDNPLAVIDRVKEKISEIEAGLPEKVLDDGRVSKLHIVPFYDRTQLIKETLGTLEEALSLEILITIIVVIVMVINLRASLLISSLLPVAVLMVFIAMKYVGVDANIVALSGIAIAIGTMVDMGIILTENILRHMDEAPAGDSLRDIIARASTEVGSAIITAISTTVVSFLPVFTLQAAEGKLFTPLAYTKTFALLAAVVVALVFLPAIAHMVYSFRLRNRGVLKAQRGIRGLGWYWSALLAAGGIALWIAGFSWAGGTLLLIAIGNALRLYYEPQGKRWLQWVSPAVAVLSITWLLSEKWMPLGADQSLLVNGLFILAIILLVLGFFLLLIRFYTPILRWTLEHKGRFLSIVGFLLLWGLLVWQGVEGIFGGAADLVEKTGIELRESRPWKNLSSLFPGTGKEFMPALDEGAFLLMPTSMPHAGMEENLRVVRKLDMSVAAIPEVEQVVGKLGRVESPLDPAPISMYENVILYRPEYKVDEHGNRLRFCVDDDGKFVRDAQGKLVPDDGGQYFRNWRDHIHSADDIWQEIVKASSIPGVTSAPKLQPIETRLVMLQTGMRAPMGIKVYGPDLETIEKFGLELEDELKQVPGVKASAVFADRIVGKPYMEIEWERDALARYGISIADAQQYLEVAVGGMPLSTTVEGRERYAMRVRYPRELRGDPDALRKILLPAAMGVQIPLGEVARIKYERGPQSIKSEDTFLVGYVIFDREEGEAEVDVVQRAQQHLKDRIAAGALTVPPGVSWKFAGSYENQIRAEKRLSIVIPISLLVIFLILYLQFRSVPVTMMIFSAIAVAFSGGFILIWLYGQGWFMNFPVFGENLRHIFQMHPVNLSVAVWVGFIALFGIATDDGVVMATYLDQSFRSHKPFGVKEVREAVIAAGQRRIRPCLMTTATTLLALLPVLTSTGRGSDIMVPMAIPSFGGMAVALVTLFVVPVLYSWLEERKEIRSMKKEGSHEA
- a CDS encoding efflux RND transporter periplasmic adaptor subunit, translated to MNMKQWNIRRVLQIAGLLFAGMALGWLFFGGGSGSSTGAGEHDHAASTETHTIWTCSMHPQIQQDEPGLCPICGMELIPLDKDASADSPDRLQMTEEAVQAANIRTVRVQKELPYREIRLPGKVQPDETREAEITARVAGRIEKLFVNTTGQRVGHGQKLAELYSPDLIAAQKELLEAVKMKDRSPAYLDAARSKLRYWDLTDEQISAIEQSGQVRRTLDILSPQAGTVLMRHVSEGDYVREGQSLFAIADLSRVWLQFDAYESDLAWLREGMPMQFTLAAVPGREFEARISFIDPVIDPSTRVAHVRVEMQNSAGLLKPEMFATGHVKSLLEGKEKALVIPRSAVLWTGERSVVWVRDPESPDPVFHYREVRLGAEAGDSYIVESGLGAGERVVAQGTFSLDAAAQLQGKASMMNPAAAAGMDRAHGMPHGHVERMRGVPADFRRQLHTLFSSYEKISEALIASDPSAVPKAAVAMREMLPDMGTSGLSDRGKLRWAELRKSLTGDLESLQQSRDLEKQRLRYAELGGQLQAALTTFGVEGDTVYLAYCPMAFNDDGAYWLTSSPEIRNPYFGDAMLKCGVVKGAIGTNEARK
- a CDS encoding TolC family protein, translated to MKRNHIIPAILLVLLIPALLLAQQEAEDALPASKVTLSELEDMALQRNAGITASRLRYDAAREQETQTTALPDTKVGFGYFVQPVETRLGPQRASISVSQSFPWFGTLGAEENAAEARSRQQHTRIEDTRLRVLLDLRRSWYQLYVLHRSEDITRQHLALVRSLREIAFSRYETGKQPFSHLLRLDAEIAKLETSLEDVVDDRRPLLRELSRLVRHDVRGDMLLLPDSLPIPVVMEGENALDQRTRQHPRLRELEEEGRYWSARGSAAEKQGYPSFTLGLTYTSIAPRDDIDVPDNGRDAIIPQVGVSFPLFGSRYGAMEEEAQLRARAADAEREELQQRFATQLSARMRDLGEARRALELAKRLEKLSRETLDVLMKEYSTGSAGIEDLLTVERDVLRHALDGERARTRARIAADEIEYLTAQDKE